The following nucleotide sequence is from Opitutia bacterium.
ACGGCTGGACGCTCGGCCTCGGTTTCGAGCTGCCCGTCTTCGACGGCATGCGCACCAAGGCCAAGGTCGCCGAAACCAAGGCGCGCCTCGAGCAGCTGCGCGAGCAAGGCTTCCTCCTCCGCGAGGGCATCGGCCTGCAGGTGAAAGACATCTTCCTCGGCCTCACCGCCGCGTCGAAGTCCTGCGCCGCCACCCAATCCGCCATGCAAGCCGCGGTGGAAAACCGCGATCTCAACACCCGCGCCTACCAACAAGAGCTCGTCGACACCGAGAAAGTCATCCGCGCCCAGCTCATGGAAGCGCTCATGACCGCCCAGCACCTCAAGGCGCGCTACGATCTCGTCGCCCTGCAATCCAGCCTCTCGCTCGTGATCGGCACCGAGGTGTTGCGACAAATCCAAGCCTCACCTTAGCGCCCATGTCGTGACAATTTCCCGCGCCACCTTCCGCGACTCCCGCGCCGAAAGAACCCTCTTTCGGCGCTTCGCGTTGGGCGTGCTCGCGGGCCTCGCGCTCGCCCTCGTCGCCGCCGCCAAGCCGCCGGACCTGTTTCGCCTCGGCTTCTGCTCCTCCATGTTGGCCGGCGTGAACGACAACGATGCCCGCGCCTCCCTGCGCGCGCTGTCGTCCGTCGTGTCCCGCGAGCGCGGCATCAAGGCCGACCCCGAGCCCGTCCTGCTCAGCGGCGCCGACGCGCTGGCGGACGCTCTCGTCTCGGCCGAGGTCGATGCGGTCGCGACGACCGTCGACGAATACTGGGCCTCCGCCGGCCGCGTCCGGTTCGATCGCTTCCTCATGGGCACGCACAACGGCGACCCCGCCGAACGCTACGTCCTGCTCGTCCGGCGCGACACCGGCTTTGCCGAGCCGACCGCCTTGCGCGGCCACAGCCTCGCGCTTCACAGCGCGCCGCGAATGCGCCTCGGTTACTTGTGGCTCGAAGTCGTGCTCGCTCGCGCCGATGCCTCGCCGGTCACCGATTTTTTCTCCCGTCTCGATCGGACGCCGAAACTTTCCAAGGCGGTGCTCGACGTGTTTTTCAAACGGATCGACGCCTGCCTCGTCACGCAACGGGCGTTCGCCGCCGTCGCGGAGATGAATCCGCAGGTCGGCAAGGAACTCGCGCCCATCGCGACCTCGCCGGATTTGGTGCCGAGCTTCTTCGGCTTCCGCTCCGGCATGGACCCGGCGTTCCTCGAAAAAGTGGTCCGCGAGCTCGGCAGCGTGCACCACACTCCCGCCGGCAAGCAGGCGATCACGATCTTCCAAGTCGGCGACCTCGGCGAATTCGGCGCCGAGTCCCTCGCCCCCGCCCTCGCGCTGCTCGACGAGTATCGCGCCCGCCGGCCCGATGAAGCCGCGCGACTCATCGCGAGCCTGCGCACCAGCGGCGCCGGCCCGCTCGCGGAGGCCGTGCCATGAGTCGCACGCGCCCGCTCCTTTTTCTTCTGCTGCTCGCCGCGGCCGCGCTGGCCCACGCCGCGCCGTCGCCCGACTCGGTCGCCCCTCTTCTCGTCCGCGGCGCCCTCCTCCGCTCCGGGCTTTCGCCACTGAATGAGAACGACGCCCGGGCCGCCATCAACGCGCTCACCCAGAAAATCTGCGCCACGCTCGGCTACGCGGTCCAGACTCGCGTCGAGGTTTTCCCGACCCGCGCCGACCTGAAGGCGGCGCTCGAAGCCCAGCGCATCCAAGTCGTCCTCATCGGGCCGTGGGACCTCCTCGCCTTGCAAATGCGCAATCGCATCGACACCGGCTACACCACCGTCATCGGCGGCCACACCTCCACGCGCTGGCTCCTGCTCGCGCGCGCGGAGCGCTCGTTCCACGGCCTCGCCGACCTGCGCGGCAAGAATGTGCTGGTCCTGCACAACCTCACCTCGCTGCTCGGCACGGCGTGGACCGAGACGCGATTGCTCGAACTCCACGCCGCCCCGCCGCCCCAGTTTTTTTCCAACTACGCCGTGGTCGAAAAACCCTCCGCCGCCGTGCTGCCCGTGTTTTTCGGCAAGGCCGACGCCTGCATCGTCGACGAGGATTCCTTCGCCGTCCTGCGCAACCTGAACCCGCAAATCGGCCGCCACCTCGTCGCCATCGAGATCTCCGAACCGTTCCTCAACCCGGTCATCGCCCTGACGCGCGACGGCTGGGCGAGCGAGCGCCTGCGCACCGACGTGCTCTCCAAGTTCGCCACGCTCGGCGACGAGCCCGCCGGCCGCCAGCTGCTGACCCTTTTCAAATGCGACCGGCTCACCCCGATCCAACCCGGAGCCTTCGACACCGTCGAGGCACTGTTCCGCCGCAACCTCGAACTGCGCGCCAAGGAGTTCGTCCCGCAATGAAACGCGCCCTCCCGCTTCTGGCCCTGCTCGCGCTTCTCGCCGTCCCCGCGCGCACGCAACCGCCCACCGGCGAGGTCCCCGACCTGCGCGCCCGCGTGGCCTACACCCGCACCATCCTGCGCACCACAAACGAGAACGATTTCCGCACCGCGATGCGCGCCTACACGAAGGTCATCGCCGACAATTTCCACATCATCACCGTCCCCGACGAATTGATCTACGATACGAGCGCGCAACTGGAGGACGCGCTGCGGCGCGGCACCATCGAGGTGGTCGCCGGCACCGCCCGCGAGGTTCTCGCCGTCGATCCCGCCCTCCTCGACACCCCGTATTTCGCTTCGCATCGGTCCGGCGCGGTCGGCAGCCACTACGTGATCGTCGTGCACGCGCAGAGCAACATTGCGCAACTCGCCGACCTGTCCGGCTGCCGCGTCGCTGTCTTCGACGGCCCCCAAGGCTGCCTGGCCCGCCCGTGGCTCGAGGTCGCCTGCGCGCAAGCCTCCCTGCCCGCGCTTCCGGCTTCCCTGCGCGAACTCCGCCTCGTCGCCAAGCCCTCCCAGGCCGTGCTGCCCGTCTTCTTCCGACAGATCGAGGCGTGCATCACCACGCGGGAAAGCCTCGCGGTCCTCGCCGAACTCAATCCGCAAATCTCCCGCCAGCTGCGCATCATCGCCACCTCGCCCCGCCTCGTTCCCGTCCTCACCGCCTTGCGCCACGGCATCGATCCGGCCCTGCACGCCCGCGTGATCGAGGCGATCACCACCGTCGACTCGCTGCCGGCCGGGCGACAAGTGCTCACCCTTTTCCAAACCGAGGAAGTGCATCCCGTCGATGAGGACACCCTCGCCGGCACCCGCCAACTCCTCGCCGACCACGCCCGACTCGCCGCCCGCGCCAAACCGTGAACTCCTTCCGCCCACCCTGTCGTCCCGCCGGCCCGTCCGGCCGCGCGCGCCGGACACGCTCCCCCGGCCGCCTCGGCGCGACGCTGCTCGCCGCGTGCGGGATCGCCTTCCTCTCGCCGCTTGTTCACGCCGCCTCCTACGCGCCGCTCGTTTCGCGCGGCGGCTACTCGCGCAAACTCGCCCCGCAAGTCGACGGCGCCGATCTCCGCAACACCCTCGCCGTCTACTCGCGACTGATTTCCGACGCCAACAAGCTCGTCGCCGACCCCAGCCAGCCCGTCTACGACTCCGCCGCCGAGATGGCGCGCTCGCTCCAAGCCGGCGAAGTCGACGTGATTGTCGGCCCGGCCGAGGAAGTCCTTTCGATTCCTCCGCCGTTGAGCGAACCGCCTGTTCTCGTCACGGCCCAACGCGGCCGAACCGGCGTCGAATACGTCCTGCTCGTGCACGTCGACGGGCCCGTCCACACGCTCGCCGATCTCCGCGGCGCCCGGCTCAACCTCGTCGACAGCCCCACCGGCAGTCTGGCTCCGGTCTGGCTCGACGACCTGCTCGCCAGCCGCGGCCTCCCCACCACCGAGCAGTGCAAGGAAGTCCGCCGCTACCCCAAACCCACGCTCGCCGCCCTGCCGGTTTTTTTCCGCCAAGCCGATGCCTGCGTGCTGCCGCGCGCCACGTTCGAGGTGCTGTGCGAGCTGAACCCCGCGCTCCACCGCTCCCTGCGCCCCATCGCGGAGTCGCCCAAGCTCTTTCCGCTGGTCGCCGTCTTCCGCAACGCCCTGCCGGTGAAACTGAAGTCATCCATCCTACAGGCCATCGCCACGCTGCCCGCCAACGAAACCGGCCGCCAGCTGCTCACGCTGCTCCAAGTCGACCGCGTCGAGCCCTGCGACGAGACCTCCATCGCCGCCACCCGCCAGCTGCTCGCGCGCCACGCCACGCGGCACCCCTCGGTCGGCGGCCCCGGCTTCACCCGCGCGCCTCGGGGCGCCCCGCCCGCCGCCATCGCCCGTGTTTCCCCTGTCAATCCACTCGTTCCATGAGCAGTGACACTTCCCCCGGCCTCACCGTCTCGCGCCTCGGCATCACCCTGCGCACCGCTCTGCTCGCCTGGCTCATCGCCCTGATCACCCTCACGGTGTTCGTCCTGTCGGTCGTCCCGCGCCAGAAACAGACCTTCATCGAGAACCTCCGCTCGAAGGCCTACGGCTCCGCCGTTTCTCTCGGCGAAATCGCCGCCACCGCCGTCGTGAACGAGGACTACAGCAGCGTCGTCGACTACTGCATGGAGATGCTCAAGCGCGATCCGGCCGTCGACTACATCGTCATCACCCGCAACGACGGCTTCTCGCTCGTCCACGATCGCTCCTCCTGGGAGACCCGCAATCTCACCGGCCGCTGGGTGCCCGCCACCCGCGTCGCCTTCGGCGGCATCGAAAAGACACCCGTGTTCGACCGCCGCGTTTACGCCTACTCGCACCCCTTCTCCTACTCCGGCATCGAGTGGGGCTGGATTCATGTCGGCCTGAAACTCGACGCTTACGACCAGAGCATCGCCGAGCTCTACCGCCGCACCGCGCTCGTCGCCGCCTTCTGCCTCGTTTTCAGCCTCGTCGCCTCGTTCCTCTACGCGCGCCACATCGTCAGCCCCGTCCTGAAACTCCAGGGCGTCGTCCGTCGCGTCGCCTCCGGCGACCTCTCCGCCCGCGCCACCGTGGACCGCACCGACGAGATCGGCGAACTCGCCCGGTCCGTCAACGCCATGACCGAGGCCATCCTCGTCCGCGATCGCACGCTGCAGGAAACCAATCTCCGCCTCGAGGAACGCACCCGCGAGCTCCGCGCCCAGAAGGAAGCCGCCGAACGCGCCCACGCCGAACTCGTCGAAACCCAGCGCCGCCTCTTCGAAGCCTCGCGGATGGCCGGCATGGCGCAGGTCGCCACCGGCATCCTCCACAACGTCGGCAACGTCCTCAACTCGGTCAACATCTCCACCAACATCCTGCGCGACGAACTCTCCTCCAACGCCCACCTCAGCCTGCTCCAGCGC
It contains:
- a CDS encoding PhnD/SsuA/transferrin family substrate-binding protein translates to MTISRATFRDSRAERTLFRRFALGVLAGLALALVAAAKPPDLFRLGFCSSMLAGVNDNDARASLRALSSVVSRERGIKADPEPVLLSGADALADALVSAEVDAVATTVDEYWASAGRVRFDRFLMGTHNGDPAERYVLLVRRDTGFAEPTALRGHSLALHSAPRMRLGYLWLEVVLARADASPVTDFFSRLDRTPKLSKAVLDVFFKRIDACLVTQRAFAAVAEMNPQVGKELAPIATSPDLVPSFFGFRSGMDPAFLEKVVRELGSVHHTPAGKQAITIFQVGDLGEFGAESLAPALALLDEYRARRPDEAARLIASLRTSGAGPLAEAVP
- a CDS encoding PhnD/SsuA/transferrin family substrate-binding protein, which gives rise to MSRTRPLLFLLLLAAAALAHAAPSPDSVAPLLVRGALLRSGLSPLNENDARAAINALTQKICATLGYAVQTRVEVFPTRADLKAALEAQRIQVVLIGPWDLLALQMRNRIDTGYTTVIGGHTSTRWLLLARAERSFHGLADLRGKNVLVLHNLTSLLGTAWTETRLLELHAAPPPQFFSNYAVVEKPSAAVLPVFFGKADACIVDEDSFAVLRNLNPQIGRHLVAIEISEPFLNPVIALTRDGWASERLRTDVLSKFATLGDEPAGRQLLTLFKCDRLTPIQPGAFDTVEALFRRNLELRAKEFVPQ
- a CDS encoding PhnD/SsuA/transferrin family substrate-binding protein, coding for MKRALPLLALLALLAVPARTQPPTGEVPDLRARVAYTRTILRTTNENDFRTAMRAYTKVIADNFHIITVPDELIYDTSAQLEDALRRGTIEVVAGTAREVLAVDPALLDTPYFASHRSGAVGSHYVIVVHAQSNIAQLADLSGCRVAVFDGPQGCLARPWLEVACAQASLPALPASLRELRLVAKPSQAVLPVFFRQIEACITTRESLAVLAELNPQISRQLRIIATSPRLVPVLTALRHGIDPALHARVIEAITTVDSLPAGRQVLTLFQTEEVHPVDEDTLAGTRQLLADHARLAARAKP
- a CDS encoding PhnD/SsuA/transferrin family substrate-binding protein, whose translation is MNSFRPPCRPAGPSGRARRTRSPGRLGATLLAACGIAFLSPLVHAASYAPLVSRGGYSRKLAPQVDGADLRNTLAVYSRLISDANKLVADPSQPVYDSAAEMARSLQAGEVDVIVGPAEEVLSIPPPLSEPPVLVTAQRGRTGVEYVLLVHVDGPVHTLADLRGARLNLVDSPTGSLAPVWLDDLLASRGLPTTEQCKEVRRYPKPTLAALPVFFRQADACVLPRATFEVLCELNPALHRSLRPIAESPKLFPLVAVFRNALPVKLKSSILQAIATLPANETGRQLLTLLQVDRVEPCDETSIAATRQLLARHATRHPSVGGPGFTRAPRGAPPAAIARVSPVNPLVP
- a CDS encoding HAMP domain-containing protein; its protein translation is MSSDTSPGLTVSRLGITLRTALLAWLIALITLTVFVLSVVPRQKQTFIENLRSKAYGSAVSLGEIAATAVVNEDYSSVVDYCMEMLKRDPAVDYIVITRNDGFSLVHDRSSWETRNLTGRWVPATRVAFGGIEKTPVFDRRVYAYSHPFSYSGIEWGWIHVGLKLDAYDQSIAELYRRTALVAAFCLVFSLVASFLYARHIVSPVLKLQGVVRRVASGDLSARATVDRTDEIGELARSVNAMTEAILVRDRTLQETNLRLEERTRELRAQKEAAERAHAELVETQRRLFEASRMAGMAQVATGILHNVGNVLNSVNISTNILRDELSSNAHLSLLQRTADLLRDQGDAAPRFIGEDSRGRHIPELIVEIGQGVSQCRANLGRELASLAENVDHIKQIVAVQQSYAKAGGLLQTFDPTDLFNDAVRVAHASLHRHHVQIHTDYATERPSIQTDRHLALQILVNLVQNAIAAVKVRQHDDRHITLQLRVEGQKLQFVVADNGVGIAPEDRQRLFQHGFTTRKDGHGFGLHSGALAATNLGGALGVASDGLDRGAIFTLELPVTNPALPVA